TGTAATGTCAAGACCTTCTTGCTCCCATTCAACTGGAACTCTAAGTCCTCCAGCAAGAAATCCTGCCACTTTAGCAGCAATATAACCTACAACTACACCATAAACAAGGCAGAGAACAACTGCTATTATTTGCCATCCAAGATTCACGCCTCCAAGTCCTCCCAAAGCTTTCATACCAAACACACCTGCAAGTATAGCACCTGTTGCGCCTCCTCCAAAGTGCACAGGGAATATACCACAAGCATCATCAATTCCAAGCTTTTCTACAAGAGAAAATACTATCGGAACCTGAGCTCCGGCAACAAGTCCTATGATCAAAGCTCCAAATGGACTAACAACATCCGTTCCTGAACAAATAGCAACAAGCCCTGCAAGGAAACCGTTTGCCGTTGCAAGAGGATCAAAGTGAGAAACAACCATAGCGGATATGGCACCTGCACACATTGCCATTGTTGTTGTAACGGCAACAAGCCCTGAAATATCTTTAAGGAATATAGAGCTACCTACATTAAACCCATACCAGCCAAAGGCGAGGCAGAAAGCTCCGAATATTGCCATAGGAACATCATGACCGGGGATAGGAATGGGAATCCTTTTTCCATCCTTAATTTTGAATCTTCCAATTCTTGGACCAAGGGCAATTATAGCACCAAGTCCT
This region of Desulfurobacterium indicum genomic DNA includes:
- a CDS encoding ammonium transporter yields the protein MATAELFQNVNALTGLVENLKHFADASDVFYLVVMGALVFIMQWGFAMLEGGQARTKNVNNVMMKNILDFMVGGPLWLFVGYCIATYGLGFGDWATWYKHVFDASASSSHNGLVMAEWFFGLVFCATTATIISGGVAERINFLAYVFLSVIVTGLLYPIWVHLGPWGANILPYHDYAGSLNVHALGGAIGLGAIIALGPRIGRFKIKDGKRIPIPIPGHDVPMAIFGAFCLAFGWYGFNVGSSIFLKDISGLVAVTTTMAMCAGAISAMVVSHFDPLATANGFLAGLVAICSGTDVVSPFGALIIGLVAGAQVPIVFSLVEKLGIDDACGIFPVHFGGGATGAILAGVFGMKALGGLGGVNLGWQIIAVVLCLVYGVVVGYIAAKVAGFLAGGLRVPVEWEQEGLDITEHHLKAYHMEDPVSPVAYEKAKQEGKIVA